In the Podospora pseudocomata strain CBS 415.72m chromosome 5, whole genome shotgun sequence genome, one interval contains:
- a CDS encoding hypothetical protein (EggNog:ENOG503P4TT) gives MARTKYGPNVSGMMFPQNQHPGTIGATTGLDANNNPYVYISGLHGSGRLPQPPPLTHPGFPAANLINSTGGAGAEPGFNYFFPTEHADVIVLQSAVAPWKLTEGYTRLDYWTVKVPGNITMGELLAGLGVNSGNGGLYVVYQQGNGKWEHQESVTRVDGRLMRRSVREMGWCRMGREGKVRRTYIWVQRV, from the exons ATGGCCCGTACCAAGTACGGTCCCAACGTCAGCGGCATGATGT TTCCGCAGAATCAGCACCCCGGCACCATCGGCGCCACAACCGGCCTCGACGCGAACAACAACCCCTACGTTTATATTTCCGGCCTCCACGGCTCCGgccgcctcccccagccgcctcccctcacccaccctgGCTTCCCTGCTGCGAACCTCATCAACTCCaccggtggtgctggtgccgaGCCTGGGTTCAACTACTTCTTTCCTACCGAGCACGCCGATGTTATTGTGCTGCAGAGTGCGGTTGCACCATGGAAGTTGACGGAGGGGTATACTCGGTTGGACTATTGGACTGTCAAGGTGCCGGGGAATATTACCATGGGGGAGTTGCTGGCTGGATTAGGGGTGAACAGCGGGAATGGGGGGTTGTATGTTGTTTATCAGCAGGGGAATGGGAAGTGGGAGCATCAGGAGAGTGTGACGcgggtggatgggaggttgatgaggcggagtgtgagggagatggggtggTGCAGGATGGGCagagaggggaaggtgaggaggacttATATTTGGGTTCAGAGGGTTTAA